In Conger conger chromosome 12, fConCon1.1, whole genome shotgun sequence, one DNA window encodes the following:
- the wu:fb59d01 gene encoding kunitz-type serine protease inhibitor bitisilin-3, with amino-acid sequence MKWSVYLVFGLFGVNVLAQALSPKEECTLHMDPGTGEEQQPQFFYSEEKKMCLPFYYKGAGGNGNRFATDKACMEACSDNLAAVYPSGGEVCGLPQDPGMCLGRFIKFFFSKEEGTCRTFLYGGCTGNGNRFDTREDCLQTCLGKSGRSGPGEMGGSDPNPDEYTGNSGLIAGVLGGCIFAVALISAIAVLVKNKTSGRKKVPAQDIELS; translated from the exons ATGAAGTGGAGTGTATACTTGGTATTTGGACTTTTTGGAGTTAACGTACTCGCCCAGGCATTATCCCCAA AGGAGGAATGTACCCTCCACATGGACCCCGGCACCGGAGAGGAACAGCAACCTCAATTCTTCTACTCTGAAGAAAAGAAGATGTGTCTTCCATTCTATTACAAAGGAGCCGGGGGAAACGGCAACCGCTTTGCCACTGACAAAGCCTGCATGGAGGCCTGCTCAGACAACCTGGCTGCAGTCTACCCAAGCGGAG GGGAGGTGTGTGGGCTTCCTCAGGACCCGGGCATGTGTTTGGGCCGGTTCATCAAGTTCTTCTTTAGCAAGGAGGAGGGCACGTGTCGCACCTTCCTGTACGGAGGGTGCACTGGGAACGGCAACCGGTTCGACACCAGGGAGGACTGTCTGCAGACGTGCTTGG GGAAATCTGGTCGATCCGGTCCTGGTGAGATGGGGGGTTCTGATCCAAACCCCGATGAATATACCGGCAATAGTG GCCTGATCGCCGGGGTTCTGGGTGGATGCATCTTTGCTGTGGCCTTAATCTCTGCCATTGCAGTACTCGTAAAGAA caAAACCAGTGGCAGGAAGAAAGTCCCCGCACAGGATATTGAGTTGAGCTAG